The nucleotide sequence ttccttcctttttctctctctctctcaaataaataaataaaatgttttaaaacaaaactaacaCAAGACAGAGGAGTCACATTTGGGGGAACGCGGGAGGGTCACTCAGCTGGACTTGAGGGCTGTCGGGCTGTCTGCACAGTGGCCGTGCACAGGccagatgaactctagatttCTAGCAGGGCTGACGCTACTGGGCAAGCAGGAGGCAACAGTAAAGTGGGAATGGAGGGGAGGAATTCCATTTTAGATATTTCATTCAGAATGCCGAAGGGACGTGGGACTCCAAAGCTTAGGAAGGATGGATCTAAGCTGGGGAGAGTTACTGAGACACAAAGGGTGGAtggcctctggcttccatgcCAGTTTATGACATTCAAGAGTTGGGGGGCAAATTCAAACTCATGCAAGGTGCTCCTCattctccacctcctcctcctcttcctcccagaAAGGGGAGAACAAGAGAAGAATTTGAGACACATTTTGGTGCTAATAAAAAGTACCACTGGAGCAGGTTTGCAAAGGAAATCCAGTAAATTTAATTAGTACAACAGTTCAATGACTTGGATGTTACTTATTGTCCCAATGTCACAAGTGAGGAAAACAGGATTTACAGAGATAAAGGGGCTTTAACTGAAAACCAATCGTGATTGGAAACATTCGATTTCAACTCACGTGCATGATTCTAACGCAGTTTCTATTAACCACTCTTCTATTCCGTGTGCTTTTGCTCTCGTTCTTGGAAATACTGAATCTTCATTGTAACCTGCAGAAGAAGTCTCGTGGTGAAGACGAGCGCTCAAGTCAGGTCTCCCATACAGGGCCACCCCAGACCACACCTCCGATGCCCTTCCACTTCCAACCTCTTCGATGCTGTCAAATTTTCCTAAAAGTAAACTCAGCGTTACCTGTCATTTGCAAGGGAGGGTTCTaagtttagaaagagagagagaggagagctggagagatggcttagtggttaaggtgcttgcctgaatagcACAAGGACTGATGTTTGactctgggtcccacataagccagacacagaaggagatgcaggtgtgcaaggttgcacatgagcacaggGGCTGCACGCAGCTGaaattctattgcagtggctgaaggccctggagcaacaattctctctccccccagtctctgtctctctcattaaaaagtccagtctgctgggcttgccaatagagagaaagagagagaaggagggagagagagagagagagagagagagactgattgcaaGGGTTATCCAGTAGTAACGGAACCCACCACACTTAAGGAAACTCAACCATCCCCTGCATTTTCACATCCACAGGGAGCATCTGTAGGATTCCATCCTGGAAATATACCTGAGAAGGCCTGGCACGGAGTTTTCCTTACTGGGCAGACCTTCCCAGGCTGTTTCTTGAGCCCGGTCTAGGCAGCTATATTTCAGCACCATGGTCAGTGGCACGTCCAATGCTTTCTCAGGAACTCAGGGACTCGCCAGCTCACCAGGCAGCAGCCAGCCATCTGTGGGCCTTTGGGCTGTGGATCTAGAAGCAGAGTTAACATACAGGACCTGGAAGGTGTCCAGGAGCCcttggggtgagggtgggggccCATAGCATAGGGGTCCTCTGGGTCTCTCCAGAACTCTGGGgaacaggccagaggccaactCCAAACTCCTATCTATGCGCACAGAGCAAAGTACACCAAGCTGCTAGCCTAGAGCAAGGGCCCCAGGCCCAGTGCTCTCGCATAACCCACCAAATGACTCAgaaccttgggcaagtcacttccAGGGCCACAGGTTTTATGAGTGTGGCCACACTGTCATCCCCTGCATGCTGGCATTCGTGACTGGAATAAGAAGTGACTAGCTTCAAGTCACACACTGTTCTGCACCTGGATCCTTGAAGGAGGGACAGGCAGGTAAGGTTAGCAAGGATAAACTCTTCTTTTTTCCCTGAGCACTGGTCTTCAGGGATACtacagggggaggggagggtgacaCAAAAGAGAAATTAACTatgtgaatataaaaatataattacatttACTGTTTATTTTGCACTCATTCTCAGTCAAATTCCTATTTCCATCCCCCTCCTCCAGTCTTCCCACAGTACTGTCACCAGATGCCACAGAATTTTAAGGCATTCCCCACCATTTACTGTTGCAAGCACAACCTTCTCTTAGGCTCTCGAAAAATCTATTGAGAGGAACTGTGACATTTTTGGGAATTAGCTGGGGCTCCaagacttgtccaaggtcacacagcctggctgtgcagtgtgtgtgtttgggggggggggtgcctggCCGGCCAGCCTGCCTTTGTGCCAGCCCAGTGGACTGGCTCCCAGGCATTAGCATTCCAATGGCTCCGGGATGCTTTGTCCTCCGACCCTGGCTGGCTGCGGGGTGGGTTTTGATGGGGGTCAGGGAGCCATAAatctacctgtgtgtgtgtgtgtgtgtgtgtgtgtgtgtgtgtgtgtgtgtgtgttggcgcGGGAGCACAGCACAAGATTCATGAGCTGCTTTTCTGGAAGGCAGGCTCAGATGCAGACAAAGGCAGAATAAATGGAAGAGTCATTTAACACAAGGGTCTTTTCTGACTGGGTTGGGATTCTGTCCCTGTTTGGGGATATGGGTGCTGACAGCTCCCCAGTTTACAGACAATCCCAAGCATCCCAGGCAAAGCGAGCAAGAGAGGGCGCCCAGCTGAGACCAGAAGCAGGTTGACTGATTTTAACAGCCGCAGAACATCAAATGTCCAGGGAGCTGGGTAGGGATTGGAGTGGTGATGTTGTTGGATTCACCTCTCACACGTTTGCTTAGAAGGGCTCTTTGGACAGAGGCTCAGAGGACATTTCCTATCTTAGTGTGTTTCCACACACATTGATGGTGGATGTCCAAAACAAGCCTTGAATTTTGTGAGTAGATTCAACCCTAAACCTATACTGACCTCCAGAGTCAACTCCGCTCCTGTATCTATGGTAGCTGCCCAGCTGGGCTGGTTAAATGGTGACGTGCTTTAATTCACGGGGCGGAGGTCCAGTCTATGTGCACTGAGTGACTGATGGCTCCTTAATGAGCGCCCTGGGAAGTGGAGAAGGGACCAGGCGGTGGGTGTGCCTCGGCTTCTGGGGTTGCCCAGTCACTCCTTGGGTTTTCGGCCATCCTTTGTGCCAAGGGAGTCCCTGCCTAGAGGAACCCCACTTCCCACAGGAAAAAGGCTCTTTCTACTCTGGGAATTCCTCTCCAGATTTTTAGTTTTGGCTCAAAAGCCTCTCCTGCAATACAACCCCCAGCTGCCTTCTATTTCTGGCTGCCACTTCACCCCTCTTAGTgacaatggttttttttttttttcttggttttttgaagcaagatctcactctagcccaggctgacctggaattcactatatagactcagggtggccttgaactcatggtgatcctcctacctctgcctcctgagtgctgggtttaaaggcgtgtgtcccCACTCCCAGcccatgcttatttatttatttttgtttgcatcTATGCCATTGCACCTGGAAGACAGAGACCTTCTTGCTTTTTATGTCCACCCACACCTCTCCCTGCAATGCCCAACAATTCTGTGAAGCATGGGGCTCTTTATGCCTCCTGCCTGGGCTTCAGGTGGAAAGTTGGCTGTGGCCAAGGGTTACCAATAACCCCTTAATCTCCCCTTCTTAGATGAAAGCCACCATTACAACAGCAGCTCTGCTCAGTCACTTCCgggccctcccccacccaccccctgcCCTTGATGACAAAAGTACAGCTCCTCCGAGCTTCCTTTAGGGACCTGGGAATAGAGAAAATGTTCAGTTTGAAAAGGgaaaggtgtgagagagagagactagagaaGCAGGAAGTTGACTCACCTGCGGGCCCAGGTCATTAGACCATCACCTCATCTGGGGTGTTGCACTTCCAGAGCCCAGGGACCGTCCCGAGGGGGGTCTCTGGATCCCTGCCCTTCATTTTTTCTCTTGTGACAAGCTACAAGGATTCTCATAGCTGAGCCCAGCTTCCCTGAGGCAACACTACACCAGGGCACCTCACTAGCAAGTTCAGGACCTCTTTTCCTGCTGCAGGGAGCCAGTCCTGTGCCACCCTGGGAACAAGAGCGCTTGtggaagggagggggctggaagCCGTGAGCACTTTCTCTCTTGATGAATTGCCATTGGAGTGTCTGGGGTGCGGGAATCCCAGCCCTTAGCGTCCCGCTGCTAAGCTGCGGAATCAACACCACAGTTCAAGGCCTCCTGGGGAAAATGGATGTAGGGGTGCACTGGGCCTCTAAGCACCTGGGGGGAGCCCCTGGGAGGGGCACTGGGGGACTGAACTCTAGTCCTTACAGTTCTGTGGCCAGGGCTACGTGACTGAGCTAGCTCTCCAGTCTCCCCGACCAAGGAATTCTTGAGAGATCTCTTGGTCTCTACAATCTACCTGTTCCCAGCCCAGCATCCCAGGAAAGAAGTCACCGCTTGCTCAGGGCCAGCTCGCTCTTGGGCTGGGGGCGACCTCCCCTGCAGCCCGGAGCTACCTCCGGCACCCCCGTGGCATAAAGAGTCCGTCCCTTTCCAGAGGTGCCCTGCTTAGGGAGCGGCTTCCACCCTCCCCATCTCACCACAGAATCCAGTCACCTTGTTGAAGATTCCCGAGGGTCCAACTTTTATTGGTTAGCTCAGACTCTCATTCACCAATCCCTAATAATTTTATgtacaaaatataaattttccCCCACCATGAAATATCATCAATAAATACAAACGTGTAAAACGGGAGAGGTATATAATTTACCACAACAAATCTCATTTCAAAAGACATTATATAATTtacaaactgattttttttttttcccttttctaaaGAGAGGCACGGGGCTCCAGGTACCTGCCAGGCCAGCTCACATCTCAGGCGCGGGGCTTAGGCAAGCGGAGGAAATGCTGCCagccacaggcaagcgctttgtCAGTTCACTGCTTGGTGCCCCACTCCGGAAGGGCATCGGCTACGAAAAGTGCAGGAGGAGAAGGCAGAGGAGAGCCTTCGTGGGTTAAGGCAGAGTGGGGTAACCGAACCCCCGGACTTGGCAGCACGCAGAGGAGATCGGAGGCATCTTTGGAGCAGCAGGGTGAGAGAGGAGTCTCCAGCTCCGAGAGAGGGAGCGCTGGACTAAATCACGTTGGGGAGGGGTGGTCAATGCCGCACAGGAAagcggacagacagacagacttgaGTAAGAGCTCAGCAGCCGAAGACCACCGGTTGTAGCGAGCTACCATTTCAGTTGACTTTGAAACAGATCTCGCAGTGGGTACCCGGAGGAGGACCCCGCTTGGTCCCTGCAGCAGCTAGCGTGTGCGCAGTGCCCAGGGTCTGTAACCGCCCAGGGCACAGCCAGACAGAGAGCCctggaggagagaagaagggtcaCAGGCAGCCAGACGTCTCAGACGGTTCTGgctccctccctgtcttccagCATCCACCACTTAGATGAAGACCCACCGGCCTCTTCACAAGAAGTCTGAAAAGGCCAGTGCGCCCGGAAGCAGGCAGGCCGGGGGACTGGGCACCTGCCGCCCGGGGCACTCCTCTAGGGAGGTGGTGGGGCTCAGGCTTCCAGTGTGAGAAACTGGAGAATAGAGGGAGCCCCAGTCCCCGAGGGAGCCACCCTCGAAGCTGCCCAGCGCCCCGCCGCGGGGTGGCACAGGGACCTCGGGTCCGTAGAAGCTGTGGTCGGCTATGCGCAGGGCCTGCGTCAGGGCCCAGATGTAGTTGTGGGCGAAGCGCAGCGTCTCGATCTTGGTGAGTTTCGCGTCGTCGGGGAAGGTGGGCAGGACCCCGCGCAGCGCGTCCAGCGCCGAGTTCAGGTTGTGCATGCGATTGCGCTCGCGGTCGTTGGCCTTCTTGCGCCGGCTTCGTCGCTGCTTGCTCAGGGCCAGCTCGCTCTTGGGCCGGTGGCGACCTCCCCGGCGCGCGCGGAGCTTCCTCGGGGCCCCTCGGCAGCCGCCCTCCTCGGCCTCCGCGCAGTCCCGCGGCCTGCCGGTGGGGCTGGGCGGGGCAGACCGAGCGCCGAGCGCGGGATGGTCCGACGCTCCGGCGGCGAAAGGCTGCTGGGTCTCAGAGGTCACTTGGCAAGTGGCTGTCCCCAAGGGATGAGGCGCCATCCTGCggcggagagggagagggaaaggggaagcgAGGCTCAGACTCCGGAGCCGGGGGCGGAGGGGGGAGGATCGAAGTACCCCTTTCCCCTGGCCGAACCCCTCGGTGGGCTCCGAGTGTTACCTGGTTCTCCGGGAGCGAGGGAGAGCAGGAAGGCCAACCTAGCGTCGGGAAGCCGCGGGGTCCCGGGCTTCCTGGGCTCTCCAGGCGCAGCTCTGGGGACGGTGGGGACGTCCTGAGCTACGGGTCGTGAGCTCCTTGGCACGCTTTATCTGCTTGGCCCGGGCCAGGAGCGTGCCTGCCGGACGGCTGCCCGCGCCACCGGCCAATCAGCGGCGGGGCCCCAGGGGAGCGCCACGCGAGCCCGCTCCTCCCCCGCGGGGCACAGCTGGATTCCGGACAAAGGGCTGGGGTCGGGGGAGGGGAGCGTCGCTGTGtttgctctccctctccctctttctctctctctctccctccctccctctctctctttccctcccacctccccaccgCCCCGCGGCTCGGTCCCAGCAACTCTCAGTTCCTCAAAGAGCCTCACCCCGCCAAAGAAGTCTGGCTCGCCTCTAGCTGCCCCACACCGCTCTGCCCTCCTGTTCCTGCTTTCTCTCCTGGGCCTCTGTCCCGAGGACTCCCTCTTTGTAGCCCCGAGAGGATTTTTGGGAGCCTAAAAAGAGACCATAGGGAATGTGGGCTCCTGGAAGGATCGGCTTGAATCACATCAACCGGAGGACTGTGGAACCTCGTGCGCAGACCAGCAGCTCGGAGGAGCGCTCACCCGGCGCCTTTCAGTATCGCCCTTCGCTCTTGCGCTATGGTCCAGGCTAGGAAAGGAGCGCGGGTGGTGTTTCACTGGTTTTGTCCACTCGGGGAGACTGGGGCGATCACGGAAAGAGACCCTACACACTCCTTCTGAGATCTTCGCCTGGGGGGTGTCCTGTCCCCTCCTTTCAGATGCCACCTTCCCGATTGCCCAGACAGACGCTGAGAACCAACACCCCCTCCCGCCACACACGCACACTGTGCCCAGCTCGGAGACCTGAACCTCATCCCAGAGTCCAGGTTGGCTGTCCTGGCATTGAGGCCAGGCTTGGCCTAGAGATACTGGAGGTGTAAGGGGGTCAGTAGGAGGCCGGGTCACAGCCACCCCTGGTGCGTCGACACTGTGACAACAGCggatcttctctctcctctcgctTACTTCTCGGGTCCAATCAGGGGCGGAAAAGGGGCTGCCAGTTCACCTGGGCCAGCTCCTACCCCTCGGCATCCCTCTAGGAACCTAGAGGGGCACGGGGCAGGGACTCCCCAAGGATTCTGATTTGTCCCCTCTTAGCTCTGTCTGGCATTCTTTCCCAAAATGAGTCTGAAGACGTGGTCCGCTCTTCCTTCTCCCGCCCCTCCCTCTTGTCCCCGCCTCGGACACCCCGTGGTCTTCTGCTTCCGGTCACTCAGGGTGAGGGGTTGTAGCTTccgctcctctctcctctctagtcCGGCATGTGAGTGAGGGAAGAAGCCGAGGCCCGAGAGCTCAGACTCGGGTCAGCAAAGCTTCCTTCTGTAGCAGGCCTTGATATCCTAGAAACCGCAGCCGGGCAAACCCGGGCTGAGAGGCTAAGGGGGAAAGGGTTAGGGCAGCGGGAGCTGTGCCCTGGTGATGGCCTCCAGTTCCCTGGGCTGCTTGTGGGGTGAGGGGGAAATTCCCTAGGAAGGCAGAGAATGGTAGGCTAGGCAAGCTGCAGAAGGGCAGCTAGGGCTGGGTGATGGGAGCTGAGCGCCTCCCACGGGTTCTGGAAGGCCCGCGTGAGCTAGGGGCTCCTTCCTGCCTGCGCTCAAATTGAGTCAAGGGTCAAGGTCACAGCCAACAGCGACCTTCCTGTGCGCGCGATTCTCAGATGGGGGAACGTGCGTTTTGTTACAGGTCTCCCTTTAGCTCACCACTTACTATAAGGCTGTCTTCTAGTGCTAGGAATGGATGCTGGAGGCCCTCTTTACACGTGGAAAAGCCAAGGCCTTGAGAAGAAAAGTGACTTGCCCACCGTCACGCGGCAAGTTCTGTCAGAACGACTCAGAATGCAGAGCCTAAGTCTCTTACACCTAGATTTCCCCTAGTACTGGCTCCCTCGATTTGATTTTCCGGGGGGGAGGGAAACCCCGAAATGAAGAGAATAGAAGGAGTGCTGTGTCTGTTAGGATCTGATAACCAAAGGAGTATTGGCCTGTCCCCTTAGCCAAGAGAAGCCAGTTCCACTCTCCTGCTTTTTGTCCCATATTCCACTCTTGCTTTATTTATATGACTGAAAATTTGAAGTTGGGAGAGGAACCTCAAAACACCAGCCAGGCTCTGTGGAAGGATCCCTGGCCAGGAGGGACCCAACTGGCCCTGGGGTTTTCTGGGAACCTGAAGAATAAGTAGTCCATAGCTGTGACTCTCATCTGGTGCTTGACCTCCAATGGGAATGGGACTCATCCTGCCTAAGGCCTGCCCTGAGAGGCTAATGGATACTGGCTGGAGCGTGGAGCCAGCTTCCTGTGCCAGGGACAATTCTGGGCTTTCTTGCAGAAATGTCTTGATGGGTAGAGAATTCGGAGATCCGCTTGGAATTCTTGCACTGGCTCCTCAACAATCTTCCTGGCTCGGAGCCCTTCCCAGTTTTCAGGGCGACTGCAGCTGCTTTGCGTAAAAAACAAAGCAGTCACGCCAAGGAGCGCGCAGTGGCGCGGACCCCCAGCCGCGCTAGAGCGAGGCCAAAGGTGTTCTTCGGGCCGGGAGGCCAGGCCGGTTGTTCTGGGGTCTCAGAGGTTTAGAGATCCACTCTCCATCCCCTGTCTCTCAGCCGCAGAGGGCACATAGACCGCTCTCCAAAGTTGGTTCCTGAGCTCTGGAGGTGGAGGCGCAGGAGGTGACTGCGCCTTGCGCTTTGGTAGTTTGTAAAACCGCCCTTCCCCCACCGGGATCAGAGGGTCTTCCTACAGTCTTCCTCACCCACCGCCTCTAAGGCCTCTGGGACACCCCGCCCCCCGCAACCTTACAAAACCTAGGCCAGAAAgttaagggggggggggttccaggaAAGAGGAGACAGCTAGACGCCTGGAGACAGAGGGCAGATTGCAAAAGAAGGAAGGCAGCGGCTGGCCCTATAGCCTTCCCATCGGCCGGGGGAAATCCTAGCTTTGCCTGGGGGCTTTTGGAGGATCTAGCGAAGAGGGGGGGAGCTATGGGATGCTGAATAGCTAATGGCTTGCTAGAAGAGGGGGCTTCTTTCTCTCGCCTTCGCTTTGGCCCTGAAAGAAGGGAAGACAAAAATCTGGCGAGCGAGCTGCCCGGCCGAGACTGGCCACTTCAAACAGTCCTTCAAACAAAAGGAGACGACGAAAAGAAAGCCCCACCTGTCTCCAGTGTttgctaaaataataataaatagatttcgtttaataaataattacaagAGATTGTAAAGCCAGAGTGCTTTGGAAAATATCTACCCCGGGAGAACAGCCCAGCCAGTCACCTGCTCCTAAGGCCGACAACTTTATTGTTAAGCCACCCCCAACTAGTTCGCCTCTGATAAACTCTCCCTCGTTTTCACAATGACTGTTTACTCATAGTCAGCACAATATTACCTTTGCCGTGATAAACCTCGAGGGGGGGAGACCTGGCCCCTGGCCCCTGGGCACACCTGTCTCAAAAGCTGACACACGTATTTGGCACCAGTGGAGCAGGCTCTCCCCCCCGGGGGCCCTGTCCCCGTGTACATTGGCCCAATTGCCACTCATTTATAACAGGTTGGCTGCAAGGCCTATCTCGGTCCTATTTGTCTTCTTTTATTGAAAGCATATGGTCTCCAGGGGCTCTGCAACCCCATATTTCATCTGCCAGGAGCTGAGGCGCTTCCGCTGGCTGCTGCCGCCCAGCGCATGGCTTGCCACCCAACGGCTGCTGCCGACAGATGAGGGGATGGTGGaggttggggtggggagagataaGGCGGGGTGCTCACCGGcttcaggagaggggccattCCCACAGTGACGCCCCCTCCCGAGGTCCTGGGACCTCGCGCGCTCTTGAATGGGTGGTTGCTCCTTTTCTTGGGTAGGTGAGAGGGCGCCATATGTTACCCCCCAGAGCGCACGAGGGGAGCTTCGGCCCAGGGAGTCTGAACAAAGGGAGGAGAGGGCTGGGACACTCAGGAGGGCCCTGGGTCTTTATTTCCAGAACCCCCTCCCTGCCTGGGGCGGGGAGGAGGCGCCTCTTCTGGGCGCCCGCAGCTCGAGAGCGCAGCGCCTGGACACAAAGTGTCCGCTTCCTCGCCGTCGCCGGCGGGGACTGTGAAAGCTTGAAAGGTGCCTTGCGCACCCAGACACCTGTTGACGGGACGCCTCTTCTCAGCGCCTCTCGGGGCTCTGCGCTGGGTCAGGAGCTGCGCGGGGAGTGTGGGGCccggagggggtggggtggggacagaAACTGTGATTTGTGGCGACATATGTTGAGCAGATCGGTGTGTACTCTTCACAGGCGCACACGCACCCTCGctcccacacacaccccaggaggagcagcagcagctgctcGCCTCACCTTCTCCCCACATAATACCTGGGCCAGGCGCTTTGGCCTCGCCTTTTGAGACATGAGCGCTCCCCCCACCCTCTGTCTTCCGCCCCCACCCATCTCCCCAATCTGGGCAGCTTCCTTCTAGGATTTTATTGTCAGATTTAACAGATGCACGTTTGTTCCCAGCGCCTGGCTCCAAGCGCGCTCGCGCGCGctcgcgtgtgcacacacacacacagcattcacAGAAAACGCCGCTGATGTCACAGACGCGGAGCGCAAACTGTACATACGTCCCACGGAGCTCCTGGCAGGGCCGGGGAAACAAACAGAGAGTGTGAGTCTCCCTCCccggaaagaaagaagcaaggcaGCTAGGGCAGGCGGTGAGGGCCACCTCCAGCCTTGCCAATTTGGTACTTACCTTTTGGTGCTGTGACGCACCAACCAAGCCCAGTGGCAACCAGTGGAGCCCTTGAgaagcattaaaaacaaacaaacaaacaaaaaaaacagacctTAAGGCGACGGAGAGAGGCACCAGTGGGCAGAGTGGAGAGAGGGCTGCCATGTCTGAAGGGGCCACTGGGTGTGCCTTGGTGCGTTCCTGCATTTACTCTGGGCTCCTAACCTTCAGAGTGACGGACCTCCCGGCACCCACCAATGACgcacccagggcctctagaacTCCAGTAGCTCCTAGAATTTCTTTGGCACACACTTAGGTGTTTCTGAACATATTGGCTACAAATTTCCAAACGGGCTTCAGTGATAGAATATAATGGAAAGAGCACcagatttgaggctggagagatggttttgcagtaaagcacttgcatgcaaagcctaccgGCCCCCAGTACCCAAATCAGGACAAGTtcaaaagtagcacatgtgtctagagtgcatttgcagtgacagaaggccctggcatgcccatatgagcacatgcaaataaatcataataaaagaccacctgtgtgtgtgtgtgtgtgtgtgtgtgtgtgtgtgtgtacagacagCCTGGCTCTGCCACTGTCCCCGTGCCACTATAGGCAAATTGTTTCACCTCTGTGGGATTCCCTTGCTTTCCTATTGACTCGAGGTAAAAACTTGCGGGGGGGAGGGTGTGGGTAGGatactttcatatttatttttcaaatatgcaaaaattaagactacatagtgaattccatgtcagcctggtctatagtaaaaccctaccttaaaaaagaaaaaaaaaaaacaaaaaaacaccaaactcttAAACATCAGTGGCCATCCATTGTGAATAAGGGCCCCTCTTCCCCAACACATTCGCTATTTTCTGGCATTGTGTTCTGGTTAAcgagtctttttcccccctaatcAACAGTTGAAGGGCTAAGGTTATGACGGTTACTGAACAGGTTTGGCACTGAAGTTTAGAAAGCTACCCTGTGcctcttccatcttccagcccttGGACCAAACACAACCCTTGGATCACTGTGACATACTCCACAAGAGGTCTGGCAAGTCCCCTGATAGCAGGCTTTTTAGACCTCCATAtctcccagtgctaggatggaATTGGGAAGCTGCGTGGTGGGTGTGGCTTTTGAGCCCTTTCATTTATGAGGATCCATTTCTGGAGGAAAGGGTGCCCAGCCACCTTCTGTGTGAGCGTGGATCAGCTCTTCTGGCTCTGGGGTGTGGTCTTA is from Jaculus jaculus isolate mJacJac1 chromosome 18, mJacJac1.mat.Y.cur, whole genome shotgun sequence and encodes:
- the Neurog3 gene encoding neurogenin-3, with amino-acid sequence MAPHPLGTATCQVTSETQQPFAAGASDHPALGARSAPPSPTGRPRDCAEAEEGGCRGAPRKLRARRGGRHRPKSELALSKQRRSRRKKANDRERNRMHNLNSALDALRGVLPTFPDDAKLTKIETLRFAHNYIWALTQALRIADHSFYGPEVPVPPRGGALGSFEGGSLGDWGSLYSPVSHTGSLSPTTSLEECPGRQVPSPPACLLPGALAFSDFL